Below is a window of Candidatus Methanoperedens sp. DNA.
CCTCCTCGCAGGAAAGCGATATTCGTGCATTGAAGATAGCAGTTGGAGTCTATATCCTGATTTTCGTCATGAAACTGGCAGTATATTTTATGACCGGAGTCATGGCTATTTATGCTGAAGCGCTGCACACTCTTAGCGATATCTTTGTGTCAGGCTTTCTACTTGTAGCATTAATATATTCGCACAGGCAAGCGGACGAAGTCCACATGTTCGGTTATGGCAGGGCACAGAATGTGGCTGCACTTGTGGCAGCAACTCTTTTTATTTCATTCACCAGTTTCGAATTATACAGGGAAGCAATCCCAGGACTCTTTGCGCCTGAAGCAGGGAGTTATCAGAACCTGAACCTGGCTCTGGGAGTGATTATCATATCGATGTTTATTGCAGGAATTCCCCTGATAAACATGCTCAGGCAAAAAAAGCATGGAGCTGCTGCCAGAGCACAGCTTACTGAGTTATTCAATGACGAGCTGGGCCTGGTTGCTGCGCTTACAGGCACGTTGTTTATCATACGGGGTCAATATATTGCTGATCCTGTTGCCTCTATAGTAGTTGCTACCATAATAGCTTACAACGCCATAGGACTGTTCAGGGAAAACTTAAGCTTCTTGCTGGGACGTTCACCGGGACCAGAATTGTTGAAAACTGTGGAAAATCTTGCTCTTTCGGTAGAAGGCGTAATGGGGGTGCACGAAATACGCGCTGAGTATATAGGACCTGATACTATTCATATGGGAATGCATATCGATGTACTAAAAGGGACTCCCATTGAAGAGGCAGCCCGCATAGCAGAGGAAGTACGTATGCGGGTGCATGAATCTATCAAGGGCGGTTATTGTTTCATTCATACGGATGCAGGAATAGAAAAATGAAGGCAAAAATGCCTTCACTGGTTTTTCCTTTTTCTTAAATGATATCCTGCGGTTCCAACAACGACAATAGCGATCAAACCGCCGAAAATTCCGGCCACAGGCAGTGTTGGAGCTGCCGGTTCAACAGTTATCGGGACTGTGCGCCTGAATATTACCACGTTGTTCTTTTCATCGATACCCCTTAATTCAACGTCAAGAAGGTATTTCTTGGCTGCAGCATTCTTATCGACCGTAACTCGAAGCACAGCATCGCCGCTGTCATTCTTTTCAAGTTTTCCTATGAAATCTGATTTCTCATTGAATTCAAATGGCTGCGAAGCATCCTTAAAAACCCGGAGGGATACGGAATCGGCTTTCTCATTACCCGTATTTTTTACTTTGATCCTGAATTCAGCATTGGAGCCTGGCACAAGTTTCTCCGGTGTAGTTGTTATTGATTCTACGATTAGATAAGGAGCGGGTTTGATGGGTATGATAAGGTCAAGTGTCTTTGTACTGTAGGTGTTGTTCTCATCATTTTCATCCCTGTAAGTGATCTCAAGCTGTGCTTTGTATTCCCCTTCCCTTACGTTTTCATCGACATCCACATAGAAGTTCGTTGTCTTGCCCGTCCCCTTCGAAATAATCCCGGGGCTGTCTTCATCCGAATAACTATATGTGGGCGTAAAACCCGATGGCAACAATAATTTCACTTTGACGTTCTGGGCATCGCCTTTTCCGATATTATCAATGTTTACGGATAATTTTGCTTCCTTGGTATCGGCAATTATCTTTTCAGGCGATGTCACAAGCGCCCCAACTACGAAATCTGCCCTCTTTGGGTCTATATAGATGGGGAATTCTTTCTTTGTCCAGCCATCTCCGGTATCCCAGTTCAGCGTAACATTATACGTTCCCTTAAGGGCATTATCCGCTATCCTGAGCTTATAATGGAGTACATAATACAATTTGTTATCACTTGTTCCCACAGATGCCCCGAGATCTTTATCAGGAGAATCCCCGGCTTCAAACAGGAACGGGTATTGAGCATCAAGACGGAATTTCAAAGCCTCTACTGTTCCGGGAATTGTGTTTGTGATCTGCCATCTGAGATCAACATCCTTTCCTGCATCCGCAGGGTCAGGGTCCTGGTTCATGAAATTTGCCTGTATCCTGCTTCCCTGCGCTCCCGTCAGGGGAGCGGATGAAACAGGGCCTGATATCATTATCATCAGCAACAACCCGAAAATCATGCCGGTTACTGCTGTCTGCTTTAACATTCTATTCATTTTCTACCTCAAATCTGTTAAATAATTTTATATACTTTTTTAAATCAACTGTATCTAATATTATTACAAGCGCCGGGACTATTGTTATGGCTGCGACCATGCTCGCAGCAACACCATAACTCATAATCGTTCCCATATCGCCAAGGAAAGTGAGTTTCCCGAGAGACATCGCCTGGAAACCTATCAGCGCGGCAAGCGTTGTGGTTAACATTGGGATTATTACATTGTTAAGAGTGACAGCCATTGCATGCTTCGGACCAAGTTCAAGGTCAGGGTGTCGTTCTTTTATTTCCGGGATATTTGCCATTTCAAACCTGTACCTGGTTACAACCTGTATCCCGAAGTCAATTCCAATACCCATGATCATGGATAAGACTCCCGATGTCTGGGAACTCATGCCCATCCTGATAAATCCTACATAACCCATTGCCCAGGTCGTTCCGAAAATTATTGTGGTCATCGGGGTGAACCCGTATTTAATGGAACGGAAGAGCACAAGGATGATTATCAGTATTCCGATAAGAGAATACAGGGACGTCTTTGCCATATCAGGCCCGATATTTTTCTCCATGACAACACTTTCCATTGCCACACCACCGAGAGTCGTTGTGATACCGGGAGGCTGGGGAACTTCATTAATTATCTTATCAAGCTCGATTTCAAGTGCCTTAAGATCAACATCATCAGTAGTTTGTATCCTCACAAGAGCAGTAGTATAATCCTTGCTGATGTAATTGTCAAGCAGACCGTTTTTTCCTGCAAGTTCCTGGACTTCCCTTGCTGACTGCGGGAGTCTCCCCTGGTTGATACTTTTAAGTACAGTCGCCGCGCTTGTTACTTCAATAACATTTTCAGTATGGATAGCAAGCTCTGACAGCTGGTTCAAATAGAGCAATACCCGCTGGTCACGGACATCACGCACTTCATCAGAGCCGATATTAGAAGGATCCACCTCTACCGCAAACAACGCAAAATTTGTGCTTCCGAATTCATTTTCAATGCTGTTCAATGTAGTTATTGAATCCACATCTTTTGGGAGCATTGATTTCATATCGGATTTTTTTGTTTCGATCGTGCCGATCATCTGTATAGCGTATGCTGTTACCAGAAGCATGATCACAAGCACAGTGAAGGGATTCTGTGTAATGAACTCTGAGTATTTTTCCAGGGGTTTGATCATATTATATTTACCTCACCCTCTGTGCATGCATTTCTTTCTTCATGGCGAGTTTCTCAAGTTTCCTGTGTGTACTCCAATATTCATAATCCTCTTCCAGGAGAATGAAAACAGGATTTACAAAAAGAGCGGCAAGAAGACAATATGCTATACCCAGGGCAAGTGTCTGGCCAAGATGCTGGATCATGGGAACGCTTGCAAATGAAAGAACACCAAAACCTACAATCGTAGTCAAACCCGAACCTATAACAGCAGTACCGATTGCATAAACTGTGGTCTTCATGGAATCAAGCTGGCTCACATTTTTAGCTCTTTCTTCTTTATACCTGCTCAGTACGAATACGCCATATTCTACTCCAAGCCCCAGGATCATGGAGGATAGACCCACAGTTGCAACGGAAAGCGGGATTCCGAGCCAGCCGAGTGTTCCCATCGTCCATATCAATCCAAAGGAGAGCGGAGCAAATACCAGCAATCCATGAGTAAATGAGCGCTGCATTACAAAAAGCAAAAGCAGGATTATGATAGCCGAAACAGCGAGTGTTAAAACAGCATCCCTTTCTAAAAGATCAAAAATTGTCATGCGGATTATGGGCGCCCCGGTTATTCCAAATTTCACACCAGTGGGTTTTGGAGTATTTTTGATATGCTCCTGGATAAGATTATCAAAAATCTGTATCTGTTCTTCTCCTGTGCCTATATCGGCGCCCACGAACATGAGTGCCATCTTATAGTTCTTACTGAAGAATCCATCAGCCATTTGATTGCTGCGAAGGGTTTTTGTTATATTTTCAGGTGTTACTCCATTTTGCCCCCTGAAAAAACTTGCAGGCGAACTGACGCTTGTGACGCTTGCCTCGCCTCTTAAATCTTCATCCAGCAGCATCATGGCCTGTATTACCCTTGGGTCGCGTATATCCCTTACCGAATTTTTAGAATCTACTGTATCATCGATTTCCACTGCAATGACAACAGCGTCCTGCCCCCCGAATTTATCAGTAATGCGGTCATTGAGTTTAAAGATCGGAAGTTCTTTTGGCATTTCTTTCCTGAAGTCCGAATTTATGGTCAGGTCCTTAAGGCCTATACCCAGGAATATTGTCATAAGAATCACTGCTATAGCCAGTATTTTTGTGTGCTTTTTTTGTATTTGAGCAAGTCCTGTTAAATTGGTTTGAAGGAAATCAGCCATTAGGTCTCCTGGATTTCACGCTTATTTGTAAATACAAGTATTTAAAATGTTGTGTTTTAAACAACTTTGCAGTTGTTTAAATCAAAAAATTTAAATATCAACAGGTAAAAATAATCCCCTGTGATTGAGAAACTAAAAAAACTCGGACTTACAGGCTACGAATCCCAGGCTTATATTGCTCTTCTAAAACTCGGGGATGCTGAGGCTGATGAGATTGCGCTCAATGCAAAAATACCAATGGGACGCATCTATAGTGTACTTTCAAGCCTCGAAGAAGTTCATCTTGTAAGGGCACAGGATACAAGACCGCGCAGATACGCATGTGTTGACCCTGCAGCTGCGCTGACACATCTTTGCTCTACAAAACAGGAGGAATTAAAGCAGGCTTCAGAGGAAATCGAAGCTCTTGCGGTTGACCTTAAAAATAAACTCTCAGGGGTTGTTGCCAGGAAGACAGAAAAAACATTCTGGACAGTAGCCATTGGAAATGAATCTAATGAGCTTGTCCGGGAGATCATATCGGGCTCCAGGAAAGAATTGTTGTTCTTTATGGCTTCGAAAATGACTTCAGAGAGAATTAAAAATGTGCTTTTGAAAGAAGATTATGTTGAAATTATGGGGGCTCTTTATGATTCCATAAAAAAAGGTGTAGAGGTTAAAGTAATTCTTAATAATAGCGTAGATTTCAACAGGCTTGAAGATTTACCGATCATCAAGGAACTGATGAGGCATATTGGAAAGGAATTCAATTGCCGCCTCGCTATGATTCCAGCTACGCCTTTTGATATTATCGATGGGGAAAATGTATTGCTCCAGATGCTGAATCCCCTGAATCCCGATGAACTTTTCGCTGTGGTGAATATAAGAGATGCAAACTTTGCCAAAGATCTGAGGGATAAATTCTTTACTATATGGGATAAGGCAGAAGTGTATTTAGGAAAGAATACCAACACAAAAAGATAGTGAAAAAAAAATCGGAACTTATATATACAACAATGATGTTGCAGGAGTTGCGATGGGCAGGTCATTTTTTATATACACTAACCCCCACTCCCCAACCTGTCCATCGTAACTGGTTTTGGATAGTCATTCAGTGTTAAATAACCCGATAGGAATTCAAAGATTAATCGAACGCCCACCGCGATTCACTATACAAAACAATTCTTTGAGCGGGTGCTGTCAAGTTGTCGGAGGGTTTGATATTTTCAATTGGTTGTCAAAAGTCGGTTGCTGATTTAATGCTGATATCTTTATCTACTTTCAAAGTATAAAAGTATTTTAAAAATGGGATTTGAAACCTTATTACCAAAAATATTAGAAGGGGCAAGCCTTTTAGATTTTATACTTTTTTCTATTGTTGGATATTTCGTGGTAAAGGAAGTAAATATATTTAATGATATTAAAAACAAAGTGCATAAATATGAGCGTGACATTATTGTTCTTAAAAAAGATGTTGGTGGACTAAAAAAGCAGTTGGAGAAACTTGATGATGAACACCGAGAATTACATCCCAGAAAAGGAGGCAAACATTATTAAATTACCTTCAGTAATTTCTGTTTTGAAAAACCTTCGTTACTTACTGGGTACATTGAACATGGTACTTGGTGTTATTGTGATTATAACAGAGAGTAAAAAAATTGATCCTAACACAGATACTATGTTTTTTTCAATAGTTTTGTTTGTAAGTGGATGGGTCTTAGCGTTTACTTCACAAAATAATATATTCCAGCCTTATAAAGAGTTAAGAAATTCAAAAGTATCATACCCTGAGGTGATCCCACATATCATTTTAACGGCATTCTGGTTGTTCGGTTTGTTTATGGGATTATATATTTTATTTATTTTGATACTGGTAGTTTTAAATTTTAAATAATTTACTGAGCACCGTTATTTTTGTAGTGCTCTGATTCTGAATTAACGTAAGACACTTATCTTCTCCTTCAACCTTAATACCGCAAGATTCCGCAGGTGTTTACCTTTTAATGTCTGATGCGGTCTGATATAATTATAGAATATCTGATACCCTGGAAGAATTGGGGTATGCTACCTTTAACCTCCCTCATAACTTTTTCTTTATCTTTAACTTCTCCATTCGCTCTCTCCATTGTATTGTTATTTGTATCCCCATCAAGCTTTATGGAGTTGATATGTTTGGATTGTGGAAGTTTACGAGTGTAAAATTCATGATTAAAAGCATCGTGATACGATGGTAATCCATCGGTTATAAGCACGTTAGGTCGTCTTCCTGTAACCTTCTTACCTTCATGGAATAGGTTTTGTGCATCGTGTTTAAACTTCGTGTTTGTGACTTCGTGAGATATCCAATAAATAGATGGATAGGAATGATCGGAAAAGTGTTGAGCATGAGATTAAAACATGAAAGCTTTTCCAGTGGAAGCATACCATGCCGATTACTATATATATATGAAGCAATAATAAATCAATGTAGATACATATATATAGGATATGTATCTTAAGGAGATAGCCTAGCAAAACGTGTATGCTGGTATGGATTCAATGATGCAAATTAAACAGAGCGGGTTTAAAAATGTGGCTATTTCATCAAAGCACCACAACGATTTAAAAGCGAGGGATATAAATGAGTGGTTATGAATTAAACGTAGACCGTAATAGAATTGGCTATTCAAGAAGAGCATTTTTAGATAAGCTTGACAAAATTATAGATAAGAATCGCACAGATGAATCTAGAGATTTGTGCAAACAAATAGGTTATTTAGACGTAGATGACCTATTAAAATATTTTACAATTTGATTTTTGATTTATTGCATGAAGAAAAAGAAAATCACTAAAATACTCCCATTTATACGAGTTCATGAAGAAATGGGGAACTCCAAGCAAAGTCAATATTTAAATCGTTATCTGGCGACATTGAAAGCAAAAACTGTAATTGTAGAATATAATTATATTGATAAAGATTATTTTCTAGATTATTCTTATTTTTATTCACGTTCCTTTGAATCACATGAAAGATTTACAACCCGTTTGCATTTTTTTTCAAAATCCTTTTCAAAACAACGTTTTAGGAAATTGTTTGAACGAGACGAAGAAATCGAAGATCTATTAAAAAATTCTTATCTTGGTTTTGTGGTTGTCAAGCCAATAAAGCAACGTAATGAGCCTTTCATAGGACGCACTCTTCTAAAAACTTATCCAAAATATGATGGTAATGAACAACGCCATTATCTAACAAACTCATATCCAGTCTCTTTATTTGGGTTTCCTTTGACCATAGATCCCTCCCTTATCAAACTCAAGACACTATGGTTGCCAAATGCGCCACTACAGCCATTTGGGTATCTCTATATGCTTTAAATGCACTTTTTGAGACACAAATACAGTCTCCATTTGAAATAACTCGAACTTCTGTTTCGTTTCCTGGATTAGACCGTAATTTTCCATCTAGCGGATTGAATATTTTTCAGATGAAAGATTATTTCAATTCAATAGGTATGGATGCTGAATTTATAAATGTTGAAAAAACTCCCTCATTGATTCAAAAGCATATTGTTTCTGACGCTGTGAAGGCATATATTAGTTTAGGATTGCCAATCATTGCATGCATCCAGCTTTGTAAAAATAATAGATTGGAGGAATTACACGCAGTTGTTATTAGTGGTTACCGACATGATAACAACGGTAACTTAAAAGAACTTTATATTCACGACGATCAAATAGGTAGCTATCATAAAGTTTTGGCGAGAGATAATAATGGAGACTTCTCTCATTGGGTAAATGATTGGGTTAACTTATATGGTTTTGATGATATTTTTGTCGAGAAATTATTAATTCCTATATACCCCAAAATTAGATTAACTTTTAATTCTATATACCAGAATTTATTAGATTTCAAAGAAGAATTCCAAGCCGAATTGTTATTAAAAGAAATAAAATCATATAAAAATTATTTATTTACAAAAACTTTTTCAGATAAATATAAGATTTTAACAAAACCGTTTCCAAGATTTATATGGGTTATTCGGATTGGAGATATAGAATCTCCAGAATATGATATCTTGTATGATGCGATATCTCTAAATAATGAACCTTTTCAAGTAATAATATTCGATTAATCTTTATTAGTTTTTCCTTTGCCGAAATATAAATAGTGTTATTTAATAATTGACCCACCGATTCACCAACCACCATATCGCCAAAATAATTTTATACTGACCACCGAAGATTCACCAGATCCAGCCAGCAAACGATTTTTGGCAAGGATTTGAAAAGCTCAGAGCAACCGACAACTTAACAGAACCTTTGAGCGTCAACTTTAAATAGAATAATGTATTATGGATGGTACGATGGGCAGGTAATCTAATTTTATACTAACCCCCACTCCCCAACCTGTCCATCATTTGTTCATAAAATTTTTTTCTTAACCTTAATATCCAGCGACTTTCTGGATTTTTCACAAGATTATATCACCGCAAAGAGCATACTATTAACACTTTCAGTAATAATATTTTAACGGCGCTGGGGTTGCGACCCCAGGCC
It encodes the following:
- a CDS encoding TrmB family transcriptional regulator; translation: MIEKLKKLGLTGYESQAYIALLKLGDAEADEIALNAKIPMGRIYSVLSSLEEVHLVRAQDTRPRRYACVDPAAALTHLCSTKQEELKQASEEIEALAVDLKNKLSGVVARKTEKTFWTVAIGNESNELVREIISGSRKELLFFMASKMTSERIKNVLLKEDYVEIMGALYDSIKKGVEVKVILNNSVDFNRLEDLPIIKELMRHIGKEFNCRLAMIPATPFDIIDGENVLLQMLNPLNPDELFAVVNIRDANFAKDLRDKFFTIWDKAEVYLGKNTNTKR
- a CDS encoding cation transporter, which translates into the protein MGYRLQKTNDAEMSNATASSQESDIRALKIAVGVYILIFVMKLAVYFMTGVMAIYAEALHTLSDIFVSGFLLVALIYSHRQADEVHMFGYGRAQNVAALVAATLFISFTSFELYREAIPGLFAPEAGSYQNLNLALGVIIISMFIAGIPLINMLRQKKHGAAARAQLTELFNDELGLVAALTGTLFIIRGQYIADPVASIVVATIIAYNAIGLFRENLSFLLGRSPGPELLKTVENLALSVEGVMGVHEIRAEYIGPDTIHMGMHIDVLKGTPIEEAARIAEEVRMRVHESIKGGYCFIHTDAGIEK